The proteins below are encoded in one region of Pseudomonas entomophila L48:
- a CDS encoding DUF2491 family protein, with protein sequence MGWLKRFMGFEAPKPAATSAKASGNLPFGLASGRLIKLDSSLKLLLDGHSELEVPDQEVVWAVGEVDLGQSMRLARFYMEDEDYWLQVVMNGASADDVRDIILFGYYSVVPITSDAELKRLVGPDSSIGLPYYEHEGYEFVRQWGSEDGQTELTPISEWVTNPETSYRIQHLSMLYARETGLTDRREFLLLSVEEDEEGNVSLTTSVGVTLQSTDFHVI encoded by the coding sequence GTGGGTTGGTTGAAACGCTTCATGGGCTTCGAGGCGCCCAAGCCCGCAGCCACTTCCGCCAAAGCCTCCGGCAACCTGCCGTTCGGCCTGGCCAGCGGCCGCCTGATCAAGCTCGACAGCTCGCTCAAGCTGCTGCTCGACGGCCACAGCGAGCTGGAAGTCCCTGACCAGGAAGTGGTCTGGGCCGTCGGTGAGGTCGACCTCGGCCAATCGATGCGCCTGGCACGCTTCTACATGGAAGACGAGGACTATTGGCTGCAGGTGGTGATGAACGGCGCGTCGGCCGACGATGTGCGCGACATCATCCTGTTCGGCTATTACAGCGTGGTGCCCATCACCAGCGACGCTGAACTCAAGCGCCTGGTCGGCCCGGATTCAAGCATCGGCCTGCCGTACTACGAGCACGAAGGCTACGAATTCGTCCGCCAGTGGGGCAGCGAGGATGGGCAGACCGAGCTGACACCGATCAGCGAGTGGGTCACCAACCCCGAAACCAGCTACCGCATCCAGCACCTGTCCATGCTGTATGCCCGCGAGACCGGCCTGACCGATCGCCGCGAATTCCTCCTGCTGTCGGTGGAGGAAGACGAAGAAGGGAATGTCAGCCTCACCACCTCGGTGGGCGTCACCCTGCAATCAACGGACTTTCACGTCATCTGA
- a CDS encoding DUF350 domain-containing protein, with the protein MLEALRMSLNAEAVIGFILYISVALVLFWVFQFIYTHLTPHREFALIRDNNSAAAIALGGALIGFSLPASNIIAYSVSLLDFVVWVVIAAAVQLLAFGITSLVLKGLASRIAKGEMAAAIYAAAVAISVGFLNSACMTPSV; encoded by the coding sequence ATGCTCGAAGCACTTCGCATGTCGCTCAACGCCGAGGCGGTGATCGGCTTCATCCTCTACATCAGCGTGGCGCTGGTGCTGTTCTGGGTGTTCCAGTTCATTTACACCCACCTCACCCCGCACCGCGAGTTCGCCCTGATCCGTGACAACAACAGCGCCGCGGCCATCGCCCTGGGCGGCGCGTTGATCGGCTTCTCGCTGCCGGCCAGCAACATTATCGCCTACAGTGTCAGCCTGCTCGACTTCGTGGTCTGGGTGGTGATCGCCGCGGCGGTCCAACTGCTGGCCTTCGGTATCACCAGCCTGGTGCTCAAGGGCCTGGCCAGCCGTATCGCCAAGGGCGAGATGGCCGCCGCGATCTACGCCGCCGCCGTGGCGATCAGCGTGGGCTTCCTCAACTCGGCCTGCATGACCCCGTCGGTCTGA
- a CDS encoding PspA/IM30 family protein — translation MSLLKKIVTALRGGASEVGEAIVDSQALRILDQEIRDADNNLIDARNQLVKIMAKHKTAQQRIEEFNKTIGDWEQKAIAALDKGEEGLAHECAARIADLTNQRDSEQALADQFGASVKTLSDTVNKTESQIKGLKQQVDLIKARESVQRAQVSAASATGGANGSLETAVGSLDRIKKRQSERAAELEAAAELAGKADGSDLEARLKAAGIGASNSGADDVLARLKAKAAKPE, via the coding sequence ATGAGCCTGTTGAAAAAGATCGTCACCGCCCTGCGTGGCGGCGCTTCGGAAGTCGGTGAGGCGATCGTCGACTCCCAAGCCCTGCGCATCCTCGACCAGGAGATCCGCGACGCCGACAACAACCTGATCGACGCGCGCAACCAGCTGGTCAAGATCATGGCCAAGCACAAGACCGCGCAGCAGCGCATCGAAGAGTTCAACAAGACCATCGGCGACTGGGAGCAAAAAGCCATCGCCGCCCTGGACAAGGGTGAAGAGGGCCTGGCCCACGAATGCGCCGCGCGCATCGCCGACCTGACCAACCAGCGCGATTCCGAACAGGCGCTGGCCGACCAGTTCGGTGCCTCGGTGAAGACCCTGAGCGACACGGTCAACAAGACCGAAAGCCAGATCAAGGGCCTCAAGCAGCAGGTGGACCTGATCAAGGCCCGCGAAAGCGTGCAACGCGCCCAGGTCAGCGCGGCCTCGGCCACCGGTGGCGCCAACGGCAGCCTGGAAACGGCGGTGGGGTCGCTGGATCGCATCAAGAAGCGCCAGAGCGAGCGCGCCGCCGAGCTGGAAGCCGCGGCGGAGCTGGCGGGCAAGGCGGATGGCAGTGATCTGGAAGCGCGCCTGAAGGCAGCCGGCATCGGTGCCAGCAACAGCGGCGCCGATGATGTGCTGGCACGTTTGAAGGCCAAGGCGGCCAAGCCGGAGTGA